A stretch of Allostreptomyces psammosilenae DNA encodes these proteins:
- a CDS encoding ATP-dependent Clp protease ATP-binding subunit — MTTSPFGSEDPFAELISRFFGIRPTQPPVQRVPIGRLLSDSATNLIAAASERAQEDGTPELDTDHLLWAATRMEPSRSLLARAGADPDTLAERLADSLPRGGAAAEEPSLTPAAKRALLRAHSFSQSAGANYIGPEHLLAALADDPRSSAGRALTGSVADALRGVTAGGGHAAVGRPVAGPGGGVAGAPGGRPAGATPTLDEFGRDLTEEARAGQLDPVVGRADEIQETVEVLSRRTKNNPALIGEPGVGKTAIVEGLAQRIASGDVPRTLEDKRVVALDLSGLVAGTRYRGDFEERLKKVIDEVRATDGGVILFLDELHTVVGAGAGGEGAMDAGNMLKPALARGELHVVGATTIDEYRKHVEKDAALERRFQPVLVAEPTVAETVQILEGLRDSYEAHHQVRFTDGALAAAAELSDRYVTNRFLPDKAIDLLDQAGARVGLRALGRGTDAVAAEERIATLRREKEQAVAAEEYDRAAELKAGIEEVEREAAGLARRREQVAGVTAEDIADVVSARTGIPVSQLTENERQRLMRLEDALHERVVGQDEAVTAVARAVRRGRAGLGDPDRPVGSFLFLGPTGVGKTELAKALAGQLFGDEERMVRFDMSEFQERHTVSRLVGSPPGYVGYEEAGQLTEAVRRRPYGVLLFDEVEKAHPDVFNLLLQVLDDGRLTDAQGRTVDFRNTVVIMTSNIGARRILAAAGAAVAEIRAALTEELQADFRPEFLNRIDEVIVFHGLGRDDLMRIVDLLLDGVRRRLRAQQVELEVTEAAKEVLVERGYQPQYGARPLRRTIQTELDDRVADLLLGGAVGPGDVVVADVEERPSPEEAGAPPGRELVCTVRKGAGPAAGAPDAYAAGRAAAARAGRPAPDQAPGAAPWATGAAPGAGPGPTGGGASGAAAGGSGAGDRPGEDR, encoded by the coding sequence GTGACGACCTCGCCCTTCGGCTCCGAAGACCCCTTCGCCGAACTCATCAGCCGCTTCTTCGGCATCCGCCCCACCCAGCCGCCCGTGCAGCGCGTCCCCATCGGCCGGCTGCTGTCCGACTCCGCCACCAACCTGATCGCGGCGGCGTCCGAACGCGCCCAGGAGGACGGCACCCCGGAGCTGGACACCGACCACCTGCTGTGGGCGGCCACCCGGATGGAGCCCTCCCGCTCCCTGCTCGCCCGGGCCGGCGCCGACCCGGACACCCTCGCCGAACGGCTCGCGGACAGCCTCCCGCGGGGCGGGGCGGCGGCCGAGGAGCCCTCGCTGACACCGGCCGCCAAGCGCGCCCTGCTGCGCGCGCACTCCTTCTCGCAGAGCGCCGGCGCCAACTACATCGGCCCCGAACACCTGCTCGCCGCCCTGGCCGACGACCCCCGCTCCAGCGCCGGCCGGGCCTTGACCGGTTCCGTCGCCGACGCGCTGCGCGGCGTCACCGCCGGCGGCGGGCACGCCGCGGTGGGCCGCCCGGTCGCCGGCCCGGGCGGCGGCGTCGCCGGCGCGCCCGGCGGGCGACCGGCCGGCGCCACGCCCACCCTCGACGAGTTCGGCCGCGACCTCACCGAGGAGGCCAGGGCCGGGCAGCTCGATCCGGTCGTCGGACGCGCCGACGAGATCCAGGAGACCGTCGAGGTGCTCTCCCGGCGCACCAAGAACAACCCGGCGCTGATCGGTGAACCGGGCGTCGGCAAGACCGCCATCGTCGAAGGGCTCGCCCAGCGCATCGCCTCCGGAGACGTCCCCCGAACCCTGGAGGACAAGCGGGTGGTGGCGCTCGACCTGTCCGGCCTGGTCGCCGGCACCCGCTACCGCGGCGACTTCGAGGAACGGCTGAAGAAGGTCATCGACGAGGTGCGCGCCACCGACGGCGGCGTGATCCTCTTCCTGGACGAGCTGCACACCGTCGTCGGCGCCGGGGCCGGCGGCGAGGGCGCGATGGACGCCGGCAACATGCTCAAACCGGCCCTCGCCCGCGGGGAACTGCACGTGGTCGGCGCCACCACCATCGACGAGTACCGCAAGCACGTCGAGAAGGACGCCGCCCTCGAACGCCGCTTCCAGCCGGTGCTGGTCGCCGAGCCGACCGTGGCCGAGACCGTGCAGATCCTGGAGGGCCTGCGCGACTCCTACGAGGCCCACCACCAGGTGCGGTTCACCGACGGCGCCCTGGCCGCCGCCGCCGAGCTGTCCGACCGCTACGTCACCAACCGGTTCCTCCCGGACAAGGCCATCGACCTGCTCGACCAGGCCGGAGCCCGGGTGGGCCTGCGGGCGCTCGGGCGCGGCACGGACGCCGTCGCAGCCGAGGAACGGATCGCCACCCTGCGCCGGGAGAAGGAGCAGGCGGTGGCCGCCGAGGAGTACGACCGGGCCGCGGAGCTCAAGGCCGGCATCGAGGAGGTCGAACGCGAGGCGGCGGGCCTGGCCCGGCGGCGCGAGCAGGTCGCCGGCGTGACGGCGGAGGACATCGCCGACGTCGTCTCCGCCCGCACCGGCATCCCGGTCTCCCAGCTCACCGAGAACGAGCGGCAGCGGCTGATGCGGCTGGAGGACGCCCTGCACGAACGGGTCGTCGGCCAGGACGAGGCGGTCACCGCCGTCGCCCGGGCCGTGCGCCGCGGACGCGCCGGCCTCGGCGACCCCGACCGGCCGGTCGGCAGCTTCCTCTTCCTGGGACCGACCGGCGTGGGCAAGACCGAACTCGCCAAGGCCCTGGCCGGGCAGCTCTTCGGCGACGAGGAACGCATGGTCCGGTTCGACATGAGCGAGTTCCAGGAGCGGCACACCGTCTCCCGGCTCGTCGGCTCGCCACCCGGCTACGTCGGCTACGAGGAGGCCGGCCAGCTCACCGAGGCGGTGCGCCGCCGGCCGTACGGCGTGCTGCTCTTCGACGAGGTGGAGAAGGCCCACCCGGACGTGTTCAACCTGCTGCTCCAGGTGCTGGACGACGGGCGGCTGACCGACGCCCAGGGCCGCACGGTGGACTTCCGCAACACCGTGGTCATCATGACCAGCAACATCGGCGCCCGCCGCATCCTGGCCGCCGCCGGCGCGGCCGTCGCCGAGATCCGCGCCGCGCTGACCGAGGAGTTGCAGGCCGACTTCCGGCCCGAGTTCCTGAACCGGATCGACGAGGTGATCGTCTTCCACGGACTCGGCCGGGACGACCTGATGCGCATCGTGGACCTGCTGCTGGACGGCGTCCGCCGCCGGCTGCGCGCCCAGCAGGTCGAACTGGAGGTCACCGAGGCGGCCAAGGAGGTGCTGGTGGAACGCGGCTACCAGCCGCAGTACGGGGCCCGGCCGCTGCGCCGCACCATCCAGACGGAGCTGGACGACCGGGTGGCCGACCTGCTGCTCGGCGGGGCGGTGGGCCCCGGCGACGTGGTCGTGGCCGACGTGGAGGAGAGGCCCTCCCCGGAGGAGGCCGGGGCGCCGCCCGGCCGGGAGCTGGTGTGCACGGTGCGCAAGGGCGCAGGGCCGGCCGCCGGCGCCCCGGACGCCTACGCGGCCGGCCGCGCCGCGGCGGCGAGGGCCGGCCGGCCGGCCCCGGACCAGGCCCCCGGCGCCGCCCCGTGGGCCACCGGGGCCGCCCCCGGAGCCGGCCCCGGCCCCACCGGCGGAGGGGCCAGCGGGGCCGCTGCCGGGGGCTCCGGGGCCGGCGACCGGCCCGGGGAGGACCGCTAG
- a CDS encoding MerR family transcriptional regulator yields the protein MERGTDLVTIGELAARTGVPVRTIRFYSDAGLVAPTTRSAAGYRLYDAEAATRLQLLRTLRELDIDLATAAQVLRRETTLADVASAHAEALRAQARVMNLRAAVLRAVAARDCDWREMELMHRLARLDANERRRIVDGFLTEVFGGLETDDRSFEEMMRASFPDLPESPTPRQVDAWVELLELVQDEGFRARTRQMAVRGAQMRAAGDEAAAREQAAHGGAMVALMDGAQQAVADGVDPSSAEGGAVLGALMERWADAVGQEDTPRSRTDLADEIEMFTDRRVERYWQLVGIVGGHAWPSQPAGPGEGCAPEAAGERQPEQGGREHGEFDQGPEQEGPEQGGPEQGRVDGDRPVGDVSGVAAAEWLIAALRAHS from the coding sequence ATGGAACGCGGGACGGACCTGGTCACGATCGGCGAGTTGGCGGCGCGCACCGGTGTGCCGGTGCGCACCATCCGCTTCTACTCCGACGCCGGGCTCGTCGCCCCCACCACACGCTCCGCCGCCGGCTACCGGCTCTACGACGCCGAGGCCGCCACGCGGCTGCAGCTGCTGAGGACGCTTCGCGAGCTCGACATCGATCTGGCGACGGCGGCCCAGGTGCTGCGCCGTGAGACGACCCTCGCGGACGTGGCGTCCGCGCACGCCGAGGCGTTGCGGGCACAGGCCCGGGTGATGAACCTCCGGGCGGCGGTGCTGCGTGCGGTGGCCGCGAGAGACTGCGACTGGCGGGAGATGGAACTGATGCACCGACTGGCGAGGCTGGACGCGAACGAGCGCCGGCGCATCGTGGACGGCTTCCTCACCGAGGTGTTCGGGGGACTGGAGACGGACGACCGTTCCTTCGAGGAGATGATGCGGGCGTCCTTCCCGGATCTCCCGGAGTCCCCGACACCACGGCAGGTGGACGCCTGGGTGGAGCTGCTGGAGCTCGTCCAGGACGAGGGGTTCCGCGCGCGGACGCGGCAGATGGCGGTGCGCGGCGCGCAGATGCGGGCGGCCGGTGACGAGGCCGCGGCGCGGGAGCAGGCCGCCCACGGCGGGGCGATGGTGGCGCTGATGGACGGCGCCCAGCAGGCGGTCGCGGACGGTGTCGATCCCTCCTCGGCCGAGGGGGGCGCGGTGCTGGGCGCGCTGATGGAGCGTTGGGCGGACGCGGTGGGTCAGGAGGACACGCCGCGGTCGCGGACCGACCTCGCGGACGAAATCGAGATGTTCACCGACCGCCGGGTGGAGCGCTACTGGCAGCTCGTCGGCATCGTGGGCGGGCACGCGTGGCCCTCGCAGCCCGCGGGGCCGGGCGAGGGGTGCGCGCCGGAGGCGGCCGGGGAGCGGCAGCCCGAGCAGGGAGGACGCGAGCACGGAGAGTTCGACCAGGGGCCCGAGCAGGAAGGGCCCGAGCAGGGAGGCCCTGAGCAGGGGCGGGTGGACGGCGACCGGCCGGTCGGCGACGTGTCGGGCGTGGCCGCGGCGGAGTGGCTGATCGCCGCCCTGCGCGCCCACTCCTGA
- a CDS encoding class I SAM-dependent methyltransferase has protein sequence METRDSAASSNAPAPAAPPRAVTLAPAATTVPDTSALPQSGVSQPTGGHGYGVTAEFYDLFHSRAYTDRARRYLAHAASGARRGILEVGAGTGLVTVVLGGAAAVPVHAVEPALPMRTVLLSRLATADPGLRERVVVHATTLQVAGLEAVADLAVCVNVAACLPPVQRRALWRAVAAGLLPGGWLLVDPFPRRPEVEVVRTLPAVRLGSDVYTCRTRTTPGPGDRMDMEFTYRVVRAGARLREERESFPMWSLGREQLLAELAEAGLYGEDGCGAAGPLRPADPGARGAGFGRGPLAVHRCTAAAAPTAGTTGAPHTTDTIGGAATA, from the coding sequence ATGGAAACCCGGGACTCCGCCGCCTCCTCCAACGCCCCCGCTCCGGCCGCGCCTCCCCGTGCCGTCACCCTCGCCCCCGCCGCCACCACCGTGCCCGACACGTCCGCCCTCCCGCAGTCCGGCGTCTCGCAGCCCACCGGCGGCCACGGCTACGGAGTCACCGCCGAGTTCTACGACCTGTTCCACTCCCGGGCCTACACCGACCGGGCCCGCCGCTACCTCGCGCACGCGGCGAGCGGCGCCCGTCGCGGCATCCTGGAGGTCGGTGCCGGAACCGGCCTGGTCACCGTGGTGCTCGGCGGCGCCGCGGCGGTGCCGGTACACGCCGTGGAGCCGGCCCTGCCGATGCGCACCGTGCTGCTCAGCAGACTCGCCACCGCCGACCCCGGGCTGCGGGAGCGGGTCGTGGTGCACGCCACCACCCTCCAGGTGGCGGGGCTGGAGGCGGTGGCCGACCTGGCCGTCTGCGTCAACGTGGCCGCCTGCCTGCCGCCCGTGCAGCGCCGGGCGCTGTGGCGGGCCGTCGCCGCGGGGCTGCTGCCCGGCGGCTGGCTGCTCGTCGACCCCTTCCCCAGGCGGCCGGAGGTCGAGGTGGTCCGCACGCTGCCGGCCGTGCGGCTCGGCAGCGACGTCTACACCTGCCGCACCCGCACCACGCCGGGGCCGGGGGACCGGATGGACATGGAGTTCACCTACCGGGTCGTGCGGGCGGGGGCCCGGCTGCGGGAGGAACGCGAGTCGTTCCCGATGTGGAGCCTGGGGCGGGAGCAACTGCTGGCGGAACTGGCCGAGGCCGGGCTGTACGGGGAGGACGGCTGCGGGGCGGCCGGCCCGCTGCGCCCGGCCGACCCGGGGGCGCGCGGCGCTGGCTTCGGCCGCGGCCCGCTCGCCGTCCACCGGTGCACCGCCGCGGCTGCTCCCACCGCCGGGACCACCGGCGCGCCCCACACCACCGACACCATCGGCGGCGCCGCCACCGCCTGA
- a CDS encoding YnfA family protein — MLPLRSVILFLLAALFEIGGAWLVWQGVREHRGWAWIGAGVLALGVYGFVATLQPDANFGRILAAYGGVFVAGSLLWGMALDGYRPDRFDVAGALLCLAGVAVIMYAPRGH, encoded by the coding sequence ATGCTGCCCCTGCGCTCCGTGATCCTGTTCCTCCTGGCCGCCCTGTTCGAGATCGGTGGTGCGTGGCTGGTGTGGCAGGGGGTGCGGGAGCACCGGGGGTGGGCCTGGATCGGCGCGGGCGTGCTGGCGCTCGGGGTGTACGGCTTCGTCGCCACCCTCCAGCCGGACGCGAACTTCGGCCGGATTCTGGCCGCCTACGGCGGCGTGTTCGTCGCCGGGTCGCTCCTCTGGGGGATGGCGCTCGACGGCTACCGGCCCGACCGGTTCGATGTCGCCGGGGCCCTGCTCTGCCTCGCCGGGGTGGCCGTGATCATGTACGCGCCTCGGGGACACTGA
- a CDS encoding FAD-dependent oxidoreductase codes for MAAILETDLVIVGGGPAGCAAAVMAASLGMASVLVEARDRLCSKLYAVPALDNVLGGFRTGPELAAAVTRDVERVAGSGDCRLLLGARADIVETEEPVRGRRGAAPAAGVVVRLVSGEIVAAPHAVVATGVGPTPPESTSWVAGAEKLRLPPLWEADLAACAGRTVLVVGADRPLGTLLRALPDTRLDLLVPHPVTDDYKTEEARRDDRAQLIPVRRLSVARSEEPATPGPPIAPHPLRAEVELPDGTIRHLAADAGFLNIGSTPCPPRGDLARDLAGYCPPGRQHPRLLVAGDLRSAGYQRIMAASGSGAEAALRAYYARTTTPPPG; via the coding sequence ATGGCGGCGATCCTCGAAACCGACCTGGTGATCGTCGGTGGTGGCCCGGCCGGCTGCGCCGCGGCCGTCATGGCGGCGAGCCTCGGCATGGCATCCGTGCTGGTGGAGGCGCGTGATCGACTCTGCTCCAAGCTGTACGCGGTCCCCGCCCTGGACAACGTGCTCGGAGGCTTCCGCACCGGCCCGGAGCTCGCCGCCGCCGTCACCAGGGACGTCGAGCGCGTCGCCGGCTCCGGCGACTGCCGCCTCCTGCTGGGTGCGCGCGCCGACATCGTCGAGACGGAGGAACCGGTGCGCGGGCGCCGAGGCGCGGCGCCCGCCGCCGGCGTCGTCGTCCGCCTGGTCAGCGGGGAGATCGTCGCCGCGCCGCACGCCGTGGTGGCGACCGGCGTGGGGCCGACCCCGCCGGAGTCGACCTCCTGGGTCGCCGGCGCCGAGAAGCTGCGGCTGCCCCCGCTGTGGGAGGCGGATCTCGCTGCTTGCGCCGGTCGCACCGTGCTGGTGGTCGGTGCCGACCGCCCGCTGGGCACGCTGCTGCGGGCGCTGCCGGACACCCGGCTCGACCTGCTGGTTCCGCACCCAGTGACGGACGACTACAAGACCGAGGAGGCACGGCGGGACGACCGTGCCCAACTGATCCCGGTGCGCCGACTGTCCGTCGCCCGCAGCGAGGAGCCCGCCACGCCCGGCCCGCCAATCGCCCCGCACCCCCTGCGCGCCGAGGTCGAACTCCCCGACGGGACGATCAGGCACCTCGCGGCGGACGCCGGGTTCCTCAACATCGGCAGCACCCCGTGCCCGCCGAGGGGCGACCTGGCCCGCGATCTCGCCGGCTACTGCCCGCCGGGACGCCAGCACCCCCGCCTGCTGGTCGCCGGCGACCTGCGCTCCGCCGGCTACCAGCGGATCATGGCCGCCTCGGGCTCGGGCGCCGAGGCGGCGCTGCGCGCCTACTACGCGCGCACCACCACCCCGCCGCCCGGCTAG
- a CDS encoding aldo/keto reductase, translated as MEYTNLGRTGLSVSRLCLGTMNFGPLTEPSDAHRIMDQAHAAGVNFFDTANVYGGRPGDTTARGRTEEIIGDWFAQGGGRRERTVLATKLYGAMGEWPNERGLSALNIRRACEASLKRLRTDHIDVYQMHHVDRATPWEEIWQAMEVLTQQGKVLYVGSSNFAGWHIAQAQEAAARRRYLGLVSEQSLYNLIARTVELEVLPAARHYGLGVIPWSPLHGGLLGGVLRKEREGVRRVDGRARATLEAKRDSIAAYEEFCEELGHEPGDVALAWLLHQPAVTAPIVGPRTGEQLDAALRALDLRLDEKALERLDEIFPGHREAPEDYAW; from the coding sequence ATGGAGTACACGAATCTCGGCCGCACCGGCCTGTCCGTCAGCCGGCTGTGCCTCGGCACGATGAACTTCGGCCCGCTCACCGAGCCGTCCGACGCCCACCGGATCATGGACCAGGCCCACGCGGCCGGCGTCAACTTCTTCGACACCGCCAACGTCTACGGCGGCCGGCCCGGTGACACCACCGCCCGGGGACGCACCGAGGAGATCATCGGTGACTGGTTCGCCCAGGGCGGCGGCCGGCGGGAACGCACCGTCCTGGCCACCAAGCTCTACGGCGCGATGGGCGAGTGGCCCAACGAGCGCGGGCTGTCCGCGCTGAACATCCGGCGGGCCTGCGAGGCCAGCCTGAAGCGGCTGCGCACCGACCACATCGACGTCTACCAGATGCACCACGTCGACCGGGCCACGCCCTGGGAGGAGATCTGGCAGGCGATGGAGGTGCTGACCCAGCAGGGCAAGGTCCTGTACGTGGGCAGCTCCAACTTCGCCGGCTGGCACATCGCCCAGGCGCAGGAGGCGGCGGCCCGCCGCCGGTACCTCGGCCTGGTCAGCGAGCAGTCGCTGTACAACCTGATCGCGCGCACGGTGGAGCTGGAGGTGCTCCCGGCGGCCCGGCACTACGGGCTCGGCGTCATCCCGTGGTCCCCGCTGCACGGCGGGCTGCTCGGCGGGGTGCTCCGCAAGGAGCGCGAGGGCGTCCGCCGGGTCGACGGGCGGGCGCGGGCCACCCTGGAGGCGAAGCGGGACAGCATCGCGGCGTACGAGGAGTTCTGCGAGGAACTCGGTCACGAGCCCGGGGACGTGGCCCTGGCCTGGCTGCTGCACCAGCCGGCCGTCACCGCGCCGATCGTGGGACCGCGCACCGGGGAGCAGTTGGACGCGGCGCTGCGCGCCCTCGACCTGCGGCTGGACGAGAAGGCGCTGGAGCGGCTGGACGAGATCTTCCCCGGGCACCGTGAAGCGCCGGAGGACTACGCCTGGTGA
- a CDS encoding PQQ-dependent sugar dehydrogenase, producing the protein MTIALAAAVLWPLSVANGAAGAESTLPSPVPGLSVSGQEVPGREASDRGASGRNVSGQDLSAAAVPLEHLTVSTTQVAFGLRRPTAVSSPDDGTGRLFILEKPGRIRVYHPDTGLAADPLLDIQDRVDSSDNERGLLGIAPAPDFATSQVLYLAYTRLSDGAVTLSRFRLSATGATEEVLLTQEHATFTNHNGGELAFGPDGYLYLSIGDGGGAGDSLGSGQNLGTLLGKILRLDVDSACGDLPYCVPADNPFVDTPGARPEIWAYGLRNPWRFSFDPADGSLWIADVGQGGSEEINHLAADQAGANLGWSCREGTEQFDPTRCEPGAVYTDPVFTYPTSVEGCAVIGGHVYRGERFADIAGGTYVASDYCSAAAWAVRANPDGTHTSARIGEFPIQVTAFGTDADGELYVVNDLPGGLHRVSFESTAPAPTCAVNYRVASQWGTGFTASVTVTNTGTEPIDGWRLAWTFPADQRVTSAWDAAITQQGATATATNLGWNGRLAPGASTTFGFLATGGGPANPTPTTFHLNGAPCA; encoded by the coding sequence GTGACCATCGCCCTCGCGGCGGCCGTTCTTTGGCCGCTGTCCGTGGCGAACGGGGCGGCGGGTGCCGAGTCCACCCTCCCCTCGCCGGTGCCCGGGCTGTCGGTGTCTGGTCAGGAAGTGCCCGGTCGGGAGGCGTCCGATCGGGGGGCGTCCGGCCGGAACGTCTCCGGCCAGGACCTCTCCGCTGCCGCCGTGCCGCTGGAGCACCTGACCGTCAGCACCACCCAGGTCGCCTTCGGCCTGCGCCGTCCCACCGCCGTCAGCTCGCCCGACGACGGCACCGGCAGGCTGTTCATCCTGGAGAAGCCCGGCCGGATCCGCGTCTACCACCCGGACACCGGGCTGGCCGCCGACCCGCTGCTGGACATCCAGGACCGGGTGGACTCCTCCGACAACGAGCGCGGCCTGCTCGGCATCGCCCCCGCCCCGGACTTCGCCACCAGCCAGGTCCTCTACCTCGCCTACACCCGGCTGTCGGACGGCGCCGTCACGCTCTCCCGCTTCCGCCTGTCCGCCACCGGCGCGACCGAGGAGGTCCTGCTCACCCAGGAGCACGCCACCTTCACCAACCACAACGGCGGCGAACTCGCCTTCGGCCCCGACGGCTACCTCTACCTGAGCATCGGCGACGGCGGCGGCGCCGGGGACAGCCTGGGCTCCGGGCAGAACCTCGGCACCCTCCTCGGCAAGATCCTCCGCCTCGACGTCGACTCCGCCTGCGGCGACCTGCCCTACTGCGTGCCGGCGGACAACCCGTTCGTCGACACCCCCGGCGCCCGCCCGGAGATCTGGGCCTACGGGCTGCGCAACCCCTGGCGGTTCTCCTTCGACCCGGCCGACGGCTCGCTGTGGATCGCCGACGTCGGCCAGGGCGGCTCGGAGGAGATCAACCACCTCGCCGCCGACCAGGCCGGGGCGAACCTGGGCTGGTCCTGCCGGGAGGGCACCGAGCAGTTCGACCCCACCCGTTGCGAGCCCGGGGCCGTCTACACCGACCCGGTCTTCACCTACCCCACCTCCGTCGAGGGCTGCGCGGTGATCGGCGGTCACGTCTACCGCGGTGAGCGCTTCGCCGACATCGCCGGCGGCACCTACGTGGCCAGCGACTACTGCTCGGCCGCCGCCTGGGCGGTGCGCGCGAACCCGGACGGCACCCACACCAGCGCCCGCATCGGCGAGTTCCCGATCCAGGTCACCGCCTTCGGCACCGACGCCGACGGCGAGCTGTACGTCGTCAACGACCTGCCCGGCGGCCTGCACCGGGTCTCCTTCGAGAGCACCGCCCCGGCCCCCACCTGCGCGGTGAACTACCGGGTGGCGAGCCAGTGGGGGACCGGCTTCACCGCCTCGGTCACCGTCACCAACACCGGCACCGAGCCGATCGACGGCTGGCGCCTGGCCTGGACCTTCCCGGCCGACCAGCGGGTGACCAGCGCCTGGGACGCCGCCATCACCCAGCAGGGCGCCACCGCCACCGCCACCAACCTCGGCTGGAACGGCCGACTCGCCCCCGGCGCCTCGACCACCTTCGGCTTCCTCGCCACCGGCGGCGGCCCCGCCAACCCCACCCCCACCACCTTCCACCTCAACGGCGCCCCCTGCGCCTGA
- a CDS encoding SDR family NAD(P)-dependent oxidoreductase: MGLDGRPTTRVAVVTGAAQGIGRRVSETLAAEGYALVLADLREPTETLAAVRRAAVPGTGDGDGDGAAGEGDGAATGAGAPRAVALTGDVADAEYARRLTDEVRERFGRVDVLVNNAGVSLLTPAEETTAEQWRRVLEVNLTGPFLLSQALGRLMLAAGSGAIVNIASIAGLHGVADRAAYNTSKHGLIGLTRTLAAEWGGRGVRVNAVCPGWVKTEMDAADQASGGYTDDDITDRVPMGRFAVPGDIAAAVSFLADPARSGFVNGVALPVDGGWTADASWTSLRLRKR; this comes from the coding sequence ATGGGACTCGACGGACGTCCGACGACGCGTGTGGCGGTGGTGACCGGCGCGGCACAGGGGATCGGTCGCCGGGTGAGCGAGACCCTCGCCGCCGAGGGCTACGCGCTCGTCCTCGCCGACCTGCGCGAACCGACCGAGACCCTGGCCGCCGTCCGCCGGGCGGCCGTTCCGGGGACCGGTGACGGCGATGGGGATGGTGCCGCCGGTGAGGGTGATGGGGCTGCCACCGGTGCCGGCGCGCCGCGGGCGGTGGCGCTGACCGGCGACGTGGCCGACGCCGAGTACGCGCGCCGGCTCACCGACGAGGTGCGGGAACGCTTCGGCCGGGTCGACGTGCTGGTCAACAACGCCGGCGTCTCCCTGCTCACCCCGGCCGAGGAGACCACGGCCGAGCAGTGGCGCCGGGTGCTGGAGGTCAACCTCACCGGACCGTTCCTGCTCTCCCAGGCGCTCGGCCGGCTGATGCTCGCCGCCGGCTCCGGCGCCATCGTGAACATCGCGTCCATCGCCGGCCTGCACGGCGTCGCCGACCGCGCCGCCTACAACACCAGCAAGCACGGCCTGATCGGTCTGACCCGGACGCTGGCCGCCGAGTGGGGCGGTCGCGGCGTCCGGGTCAACGCCGTCTGCCCGGGCTGGGTCAAGACCGAGATGGACGCCGCCGACCAGGCCTCCGGCGGCTACACGGACGACGACATCACCGACCGCGTGCCGATGGGCCGCTTCGCCGTCCCGGGCGACATCGCCGCCGCCGTCTCCTTCCTGGCCGACCCGGCCCGCAGCGGTTTCGTCAACGGAGTCGCCCTCCCCGTCGACGGCGGCTGGACCGCCGACGCGAGCTGGACCTCCCTCCGCCTCCGCAAGCGCTGA